The DNA sequence tattttacattccaagtaagtaaacgtggaCTCGTTTCTGAACTCGTATAATAAGAGAGGGAATATAGTGACCGATTAATCCTAGCTTAATTAATTACTTGGAGCGCAGTGGTCAAGTTGCCGATCACAATTTCTATGTATTCCTGCTGGACGGACTCGGTGGCATTTTCTTGGTATTTGGCGTAGAAGGTAAAATAATCATTGCCTCCCATGCTAATCAAGTACACAGCGCTCCCCAGCAACTTCTTGGCTTCTTCATCACCCAGTTGCTCTTGCAGCAACTCCGTCACGTTCTTAAAATAGCTTAACTGCAATGGAAGGTTTAtctgaaaaagagagagaaagaaaagagaagaaactaAGAGAGTGCGCGAGCCAAATTAGTCTTCAATAACAAATTAGAAAGCTAAATCTGCAAAGAGCAAAGATCGATCGGTCACAGCTCTTACAGTTCCTGGATCAGTTTCAACTAGAACTCCAGCTCCAGCTGAAGCAAAGCTGGCTCCATCAGTAAAATCTTTTGGATCTGGTTGCAGGTAGGGTGGAAGCATACGCAAGTTCGCAAAATTAGCTGCAAATTATAAGTAGCATAGATTAAATGAAGAATTAAAATACAGTACTTAGCTGCCACAAAATTTCTAGCCAAACCTGTATGATATACTCCTATTAACACTAATGCGCAATGTTAATGTTTACAGACACATTTGGTTAATCTTACCGATGAAGTCCGGGACTATACGGCCATCTGAAAGTCTTCCGTTGGGATGGTGAAAGAAGGTTTCTCCATATGGCCAGGTTGTTGCTGGGTAATCTTCTACGGTAACATTAGGGAGGTATTGATCGTTGCCAGGATCAAACAGCGAGTCTCCAAACACAAACAAGGCCTTCTTTTGTACCTCATTATCGTGTGCAGGTTTATAGTTGAATTGATCATGACCATAAAGAAGGTAGCTAATTGGGTTCAAAAGGCTTACCAACACATAAACAATGTAGCTAAGGCTGGCCATAATACTCCAATTGCATGACTTAATATCTCTCCAGTTTATAGGGGATGAAATCAGCTGTTCCAAATTTCTGTGTTCAAATTATGTCTCCTCAATATGATTGGTCCACAGAGATATTCTATTTTTTAATCTCTGTGGACCAATCATGTTGAAGGACGAAATAATGAAAACAGTTGATTTCATCCAGTTTTATAGGGGCGTTTCCTCCAAATTACTAATACTCAATTATGGTTCTATAAGGTAATGGTTTATGATAATCGAATAGCATGTGCTTTAGCATACAACTTAAACATGTCATTAAAAATTGGTCATGGCCGATCTACAATTATCGGAGTAGATGAACTCGTGGGAGTGCATGGTAGAGGGTGAATGCAAGGATAGTAGTCGACCCTACAGTTAGATTACAATTATACCCTATTAGGCAATAATATAAATTATCTGGTGGTTGGGCCAAGACCTACACAGTTACTAACAGACATGGTATCGCATTATATATATTATCATAGAGATATACAGAGAGAATTTTGAGAGATACAGAGATATCATTGTAAATTTTCTGGATTTACAGCTGAATATAAGATTTTACATTTAGGGCTTTGAGTAACTTCGCTGCCTACAGTAATATGTATGTATCAAAAGTCGCATAGTTGTCAAAGAGATCTGAAGGACTTGTAGTTTGGTCAACAAAGCACGCGTGGACTAGAAAGTTAAAAGGAATTGAACCACATACATCCCTGGCAAACAAATCAATGAAATGAAACGTACGCACTCGTTCCATCATAACAAAAAAGCTCGATCGCCTAAAACGAATCGTTATGATGACTTTTTATTTCTCAACttaacagtttttttttaaacaatctGCCAAGTCTTTATTAATCAGGAGAAAATTGTTCCTTTTCAATTACATACCATGATTTTTTCATTTACTGTTTAAATGAGAattaaatttgctcaccacattTGTCTCAGTGATGAGTGGTGAGTGGTGATACCACTACTTTATGAAAACTCGACACATGTACTGATTTTAACAACGATTTAACCATAGTTAAACAgagaaataaagaataaattaaTTTAAATATCTCTCTCCCCTCTTTAGTCCATCGTCTTCCTCCACATAAACCACtccaaaatcaagaaaaagaaggaaactaGAAAACTGAAATTACTTTTTGGTGTTATGACTTATGATCATGAAGCTTCACTGAGTTTAATTCTTTAATTTGCTTTTTCCTTCTGGATTATCTGGTCACCTTGAGGATTTGTGTTTGGCAATTTGGTTGAGATTAACCTCTTCCTAAATAGGTGTTAAACCAAGATGCAGACAAACCCAATCTCAAAAGGATGCAATTTGAGAGTCCAAGATGCAGGCAAACCCGacctttcaaaaaataaaaaaagtgcaGAAAAGTGACGATGGGACATGAAATCAAAGAAGTGGGCGATCGATGGAGATGAAACAGCTGCTTGATGATAGTATTGCAGGAGATTCGTTTAGGTAGGATGCTGGTGAAAGAAAATGATGGAAgggattttgggtttgatttgttTTCAGTCAAGGAAGAGGAAGGAtcgaattagagagagagagagattaagattctttctttatttctttcattATAAAATTTAGTTTAGTTGATTATGAATattatatagaaaattacatagtagcacctG is a window from the Rosa chinensis cultivar Old Blush chromosome 2, RchiOBHm-V2, whole genome shotgun sequence genome containing:
- the LOC112189509 gene encoding GDSL lipase produces the protein MASLSYIVYVLVSLLNPISYLLYGHDQFNYKPAHDNEVQKKALFVFGDSLFDPGNDQYLPNVTVEDYPATTWPYGETFFHHPNGRLSDGRIVPDFIANFANLRMLPPYLQPDPKDFTDGASFASAGAGVLVETDPGTINLPLQLSYFKNVTELLQEQLGDEEAKKLLGSAVYLISMGGNDYFTFYAKYQENATESVQQEYIEIVIGNLTTALQGIYDLGGRKIAFQNAGPLGCLPHAKQSYDSHLVRGCVEGLQSLARQHNKALASVLKELESQLPGFKYSIFEYYDALGDRVLNPAKYGRFAKHYVK